One window of Campylobacter sp. RM12651 genomic DNA carries:
- the pheA gene encoding prephenate dehydratase has protein sequence MMNLEEIRQNINKIDDEIIKLLNQRMEFVKQVGILKHNEGSPIYRPVRENEIINRLSENSKGLLEKDAIKAIYQEIFAISRNLELPQRVAFLGPIGTYTHQAARLWFGALSEYIEIATIEDVFVSLNNDEVSYAVVPIENNTEGGVGATLDCLAKYDDILIFAENYLDIHHSFASTTDDIRDIKVIFSHPQGYNQCKKFLEAHNILDIEFVPTKSTAAAAKLAKDTPNSAAICSKIAAKLSDLPLMFECIEDNKANKTRFLVLSKHSCEKSSNSKTSILANTAHKAGALVDLLNEFKEANINLTKIESRPLKKKEFEYSFFIDFDGHIDDLNVQKILKNKTNIKWLGSYLKNDK, from the coding sequence ATTATGAATTTAGAAGAAATTAGACAAAATATAAATAAAATTGATGATGAAATAATTAAATTATTAAATCAAAGAATGGAATTTGTAAAGCAAGTTGGTATTTTAAAGCATAATGAAGGTAGTCCAATTTATCGTCCTGTAAGAGAAAACGAGATAATAAATAGACTAAGTGAAAACAGCAAAGGCTTATTAGAAAAAGACGCAATTAAAGCAATTTATCAAGAGATTTTTGCAATTTCAAGAAATCTTGAATTACCACAAAGAGTTGCGTTTTTAGGTCCAATTGGCACTTATACTCATCAAGCAGCAAGATTATGGTTTGGAGCACTTAGTGAATATATTGAGATTGCTACTATTGAAGATGTTTTTGTTAGTTTAAATAACGATGAAGTATCTTATGCAGTAGTTCCTATAGAAAACAATACAGAAGGTGGAGTTGGAGCTACTCTTGATTGTCTTGCAAAATACGATGATATTTTGATTTTTGCTGAAAATTATTTAGATATTCATCATTCATTCGCAAGCACAACTGATGATATAAGAGATATTAAAGTGATTTTTTCTCATCCACAAGGCTATAATCAGTGTAAAAAATTCTTAGAAGCTCATAATATTTTAGACATTGAGTTTGTCCCTACAAAAAGCACAGCCGCTGCTGCAAAATTAGCAAAAGATACGCCAAACTCAGCTGCAATTTGCTCAAAAATTGCAGCAAAATTAAGCGATTTGCCTTTAATGTTTGAATGTATTGAAGATAATAAGGCAAATAAAACTAGATTTTTAGTGCTTAGCAAACATTCTTGCGAAAAATCAAGCAATTCTAAAACATCAATTCTAGCAAATACAGCACATAAAGCAGGTGCTTTAGTTGATTTGCTTAATGAGTTTAAAGAAGCAAATATCAACTTAACTAAAATTGAATCAAGACCTTTAAAGAAAAAAGAATTTGAATATAGTTTTTTTATTGATTTTGACGGACATATTGATGATTTGAATGTGCAAAAAATCTTAAAAAATAAAACAAATATAAAATGGCTTGGCTCATATTTAAAGAATGATAAATGA
- the fliF gene encoding flagellar basal-body MS-ring/collar protein FliF — protein MIKQFLQGIGKFYSGLEKKQKLTILAAIIATVAFIVFLLVYNSGNNKNYSGYSVLFDELDTKNSAAVVSILEKNQINYILKDESTILVPSADVYKQRLEVASAGILKDNKVGFEIFDKQEFGATDEEQKIKFKRALEGELARTIESLNPINKATVHIAFGKESLFVKEKEPPTASVVLNIKMGMKLGQKQVLGIKNLIASSVAGLSVENVKIIDQNGVNLGADEVGLDVDELNAQINYKKEYENSLEQKIINVLAPVLGGWDRVVARVNADFNFDKANSQSEVFDPNSVARSEQSLEEKKEGKKGKEVGGVPGAISNIGPVQGIEDGENKESYSKNQSTINYEISKKITTIKGQFATLNRISAAVVVDGKYEIDENGEVKYVAISDDELKKLQGLVKNAIGFNDTRGDSVSVDNIRFNNIKAPVPPSIKITNFLESYIMPFIPPAKYIFAMVLMFIFYKKVISPFIKKMLEDKVFTPEELEEIRREEGADDEEDAIEKYQQAKKRVEEQLGIDAGFSEDELQYDILLEKLKTISTEKSDEVAMLFKSLLKNDAEFNQSQKEM, from the coding sequence ATGATTAAGCAATTTTTACAAGGAATAGGCAAGTTCTATTCGGGTTTAGAAAAAAAACAAAAACTAACTATATTAGCAGCCATTATTGCAACCGTTGCTTTTATAGTTTTTTTACTCGTATATAATTCTGGTAATAATAAAAACTACTCTGGATATTCTGTTTTATTTGATGAATTAGATACTAAAAATTCAGCTGCAGTTGTGTCAATATTAGAAAAAAATCAGATAAATTATATTTTAAAAGATGAAAGCACCATTTTAGTTCCAAGTGCTGATGTTTATAAGCAGCGTTTAGAAGTGGCAAGTGCTGGAATTTTAAAGGATAATAAAGTAGGTTTTGAGATTTTTGATAAACAAGAATTTGGAGCTACTGATGAAGAACAAAAAATCAAGTTTAAAAGAGCTTTAGAAGGCGAATTAGCAAGAACAATTGAGAGCTTAAATCCTATTAATAAAGCTACAGTTCATATTGCTTTTGGTAAAGAATCTTTATTTGTAAAAGAAAAAGAGCCACCAACAGCTTCAGTAGTTTTAAATATTAAAATGGGTATGAAATTAGGTCAAAAGCAAGTTTTAGGGATTAAAAATTTAATAGCATCATCAGTAGCTGGTTTAAGTGTTGAGAATGTTAAAATAATTGATCAAAATGGAGTTAATTTAGGTGCTGATGAAGTAGGGCTTGATGTAGATGAATTAAACGCACAAATAAATTATAAAAAAGAATATGAAAATTCATTAGAGCAAAAGATTATAAATGTTTTAGCACCTGTTCTTGGTGGTTGGGATAGAGTTGTTGCTAGAGTTAATGCTGATTTTAATTTTGATAAGGCAAATAGTCAAAGTGAAGTGTTTGACCCAAATTCAGTCGCTAGAAGTGAGCAAAGTTTAGAAGAGAAAAAAGAAGGCAAAAAAGGCAAAGAAGTAGGCGGAGTGCCAGGAGCAATATCAAATATTGGACCTGTTCAAGGCATTGAAGATGGAGAAAATAAAGAAAGTTATAGCAAAAATCAAAGCACAATTAATTATGAAATATCTAAAAAAATTACAACCATCAAAGGTCAATTTGCAACCTTAAATAGAATTAGTGCAGCAGTAGTAGTAGATGGAAAATACGAAATTGATGAAAATGGCGAAGTAAAATATGTAGCAATTAGCGATGATGAGCTTAAAAAATTACAAGGTTTGGTAAAAAACGCAATAGGATTTAATGATACTAGAGGAGATAGTGTTAGTGTTGATAATATTAGATTTAATAATATTAAAGCTCCAGTTCCACCATCAATTAAAATTACTAATTTCTTAGAAAGCTATATAATGCCGTTTATCCCACCTGCAAAATATATTTTTGCTATGGTGTTAATGTTTATATTTTATAAAAAGGTTATATCTCCGTTTATTAAGAAAATGCTTGAGGATAAGGTATTTACACCTGAAGAATTAGAAGAAATTAGGCGTGAAGAAGGTGCTGATGATGAAGAAGATGCGATAGAAAAATATCAGCAAGCTAAGAAAAGAGTTGAAGAACAACTTGGAATTGATGCTGGATTTAGTGAAGATGAATTACAATATGATATTTTACTTGAAAAATTAAAAACTATTAGCACAGAAAAAAGTGATGAGGTTGCTATGCTATTTAAAAGTTTATTAAAAAACGATGCTGAATTTAATCAATCTCAAAAGGAAATGTAA
- the fliG gene encoding flagellar motor switch protein FliG — MANLSNEQKSLYNDLSILEKIAIFLVLMGEEPSTLIFSNLDTDMVIEITKYIASAKQVDRAVATAVLEEFHALLKSNQYIKNGGLEFAKEILYNTYGIEEAEKILSKLAKTLDGNQAFSYLSNIKPQQLADFIVNEYPQTIALIIAHMEPTRAAETLEFFEDNLRSEVIHRIATLGDISPSIIKRVSTVLESKLQSLTSYKVEVGGTRAVAEVLNRLGQKSSKSTIAYLEQTDEKLATTIKDMMFTFDDITKLGTTAIREILKVADKKDLMIALKGSTEDLKGMFLSNMSQRAAESFNEEMGFLGAVRVKDVEEAQRKIVEVVQKLNESGVIQLGESDEMIE, encoded by the coding sequence ATGGCAAATTTAAGCAACGAACAAAAAAGCTTATATAATGATTTAAGTATTTTAGAAAAAATTGCAATATTTTTGGTTCTAATGGGAGAAGAGCCAAGCACACTAATATTTTCAAATCTTGATACAGATATGGTAATTGAAATCACAAAATATATTGCAAGTGCAAAGCAAGTCGATAGGGCAGTAGCTACTGCTGTATTAGAAGAATTTCACGCTTTACTTAAGTCAAATCAGTATATTAAAAATGGTGGTTTGGAATTTGCTAAAGAGATTTTATACAATACTTATGGGATTGAAGAAGCTGAAAAAATCTTATCAAAATTAGCAAAAACTTTAGATGGAAATCAAGCATTTTCTTATCTTAGCAATATTAAACCTCAACAATTAGCTGACTTTATCGTAAATGAATATCCACAAACAATAGCTTTAATTATTGCACATATGGAGCCTACTAGAGCAGCTGAGACTTTAGAGTTTTTTGAAGATAATTTAAGAAGTGAAGTAATCCATAGAATTGCTACTTTAGGTGATATTAGCCCAAGTATTATTAAAAGAGTTTCAACCGTTTTAGAGAGTAAATTACAATCTCTTACATCTTATAAAGTTGAAGTTGGAGGGACTAGAGCAGTTGCTGAAGTGCTTAATCGTCTAGGTCAAAAATCAAGCAAATCAACTATTGCATATTTAGAGCAAACTGATGAAAAACTTGCAACTACTATTAAAGATATGATGTTTACTTTTGATGATATTACTAAATTAGGCACAACAGCAATTAGAGAGATATTAAAAGTAGCTGATAAAAAAGATTTAATGATAGCTTTAAAAGGAAGCACGGAAGATTTAAAAGGTATGTTTTTATCTAATATGAGCCAAAGAGCAGCAGAGAGTTTTAATGAAGAAATGGGATTTTTAGGTGCTGTTAGGGTAAAAGATGTAGAAGAAGCACAAAGAAAAATCGTTGAAGTTGTTCAAAAGCTTAATGAAAGTGGAGTAATACAATTAGGCGAAAGTGATGAGATGATAGAATGA
- a CDS encoding FliH/SctL family protein: MKTIIDNKAKEHHIQNYKFKILSSFDTDTSEEQLSEVIETPQEIKEEPVIIKEITPPPPPPPNPINEEMLKKMETLSDNVVKLQMKLEKQEEEFEKRLLNEIEIAKKNAYEEGLNAGKSQNEDKINELSINVSNSIKKLENKCQELSDFCEKTKSDLNEAAYLIAKEVVNKELETSSAKIALAYANTIMQGIDKSIKIKISVNPKDFDYLNKELSSNRIEILADDAINKGCLIINSDTLNTQINLKERLAQARSMILDEA, encoded by the coding sequence ATGAAAACTATTATTGATAATAAAGCCAAAGAGCATCATATTCAAAATTATAAATTTAAAATTCTAAGCTCGTTTGATACCGATACAAGTGAAGAGCAGCTTAGTGAAGTTATTGAAACTCCACAAGAAATAAAAGAAGAGCCTGTAATAATTAAAGAAATTACTCCGCCACCACCACCGCCACCAAATCCAATCAATGAAGAAATGCTTAAAAAAATGGAAACTTTAAGCGATAATGTAGTAAAACTTCAAATGAAACTTGAAAAACAAGAAGAAGAATTTGAAAAAAGACTTTTAAATGAGATTGAAATAGCTAAAAAAAACGCTTATGAAGAAGGTTTAAACGCAGGTAAATCTCAAAATGAAGATAAAATAAACGAGCTTAGTATAAATGTATCAAATAGTATTAAAAAGCTTGAAAATAAATGCCAAGAATTAAGTGATTTTTGTGAAAAAACAAAAAGCGATTTAAACGAAGCTGCTTATTTAATAGCTAAAGAAGTAGTAAATAAAGAGCTAGAAACAAGTTCAGCAAAAATTGCTCTAGCTTATGCAAATACGATAATGCAAGGAATTGATAAAAGCATTAAGATTAAAATCAGTGTAAATCCTAAGGATTTTGATTATTTAAATAAAGAATTAAGTTCAAATAGGATTGAAATCTTAGCTGATGATGCTATTAATAAGGGTTGTTTGATTATTAATTCAGATACATTAAATACTCAAATTAACTTAAAAGAAAGATTAGCACAAGCAAGGAGTATGATATTAGATGAAGCGTAA
- the dxs gene encoding 1-deoxy-D-xylulose-5-phosphate synthase — translation MKRKIENIKSLNENELKELCSDIRATIIEQVSKNGGHLSSNLGVVELSVVLHHLFDIKENPLIFDVSHQCYAHKILTNRNLENLRQFNGISGYTEPNESEYDFFIAGHSSTSISLATGVAKAFSLNKKDAIPIAIIGDGAMGCGLAYEALNELGDRKYPSIIILNDNKMSISKPIGAVSRFLSKSLSSPIYQKFKKGVEAMLEYLPEGARYTAKRFEDGFKLITPAGMFFEELGLEYIGPIDGHNIADLITALNLAKSLKKPVLLHIQTIKGYGYEYSLNDEGSWHGVGAFDIKTGKSLSSSKKPSATAIFSDILDELASKNEKIVGLSAAMPSGTGIDKLIAKYPNRFYDVGIAEAHAVTSMAAMSKCGFMPVVAIYSTFLQRAYDSLIHDCAILNLNMVFALDRAGIVGNDGKTHQGAFDISYISCIPNFKICAPTNAKSFKLLLEYATSKVGLIAIRYPRGSFALDESYEPSLKTHFIKNVNSNISFLGFGEGVAKALAVSEEINANVIDLVFAKPLDKEFLLNLAKSSKEWHIFSESAKIGGLNSIISSFLKEYDLDIKLISYEYEDEFITHGNTNEVMQSLGLDAKSIINKIKGNK, via the coding sequence ATGAAGCGTAAAATTGAAAATATCAAAAGCCTTAATGAAAACGAATTAAAAGAATTATGTAGTGATATAAGAGCTACAATCATTGAGCAAGTTAGCAAAAACGGCGGTCATTTATCGTCTAATTTAGGCGTGGTTGAACTAAGCGTTGTTCTTCATCATTTATTTGATATAAAGGAAAATCCTTTAATTTTTGATGTATCTCATCAATGCTACGCACATAAAATATTAACAAATAGGAATTTAGAAAATCTAAGACAATTTAATGGAATTAGTGGTTATACCGAGCCAAATGAGAGCGAGTATGATTTTTTTATAGCAGGGCATTCATCTACTTCAATATCTCTTGCAACGGGGGTTGCAAAGGCTTTTAGTCTTAATAAAAAAGATGCAATTCCAATTGCTATTATTGGTGATGGGGCGATGGGCTGTGGATTAGCTTATGAAGCTTTAAATGAATTAGGAGATAGAAAATATCCAAGTATTATTATCTTAAATGATAATAAAATGAGTATTAGTAAGCCTATTGGTGCGGTTTCAAGATTTTTATCAAAAAGTTTATCAAGTCCAATTTATCAAAAATTTAAAAAAGGCGTTGAAGCAATGCTTGAATACTTGCCTGAAGGTGCTAGATATACTGCAAAAAGATTTGAAGATGGATTTAAATTAATCACTCCTGCTGGAATGTTTTTTGAAGAATTAGGACTTGAATATATTGGCCCAATTGATGGGCATAATATTGCTGATTTAATAACTGCATTAAATCTAGCAAAAAGTCTTAAAAAGCCTGTATTATTGCATATTCAAACAATCAAAGGCTATGGTTATGAGTATTCTTTAAATGATGAGGGTAGTTGGCACGGAGTTGGAGCTTTTGATATAAAAACAGGTAAGAGTTTAAGTAGTTCAAAAAAACCTAGTGCAACGGCAATTTTTAGTGATATTTTAGATGAACTAGCAAGTAAAAATGAAAAAATAGTAGGTCTTAGTGCAGCTATGCCAAGTGGCACTGGAATTGATAAATTAATAGCAAAATATCCTAATAGATTTTATGATGTAGGAATAGCAGAAGCTCACGCAGTAACTTCAATGGCAGCTATGAGTAAATGTGGTTTTATGCCTGTTGTAGCTATTTATTCAACTTTTTTGCAAAGAGCTTATGATAGTTTAATTCACGATTGTGCAATACTTAATCTTAATATGGTTTTTGCACTTGATCGTGCAGGGATTGTAGGAAATGATGGCAAAACTCATCAAGGAGCTTTTGATATTTCATATATATCTTGCATACCTAATTTTAAAATTTGTGCCCCAACGAATGCTAAAAGTTTTAAATTATTGCTTGAATACGCTACAAGTAAAGTTGGGTTAATTGCTATTCGCTATCCAAGGGGAAGTTTTGCTTTAGATGAGAGCTATGAGCCAAGCTTAAAAACTCATTTTATTAAAAATGTAAATTCTAATATAAGCTTTTTAGGTTTTGGAGAAGGCGTTGCAAAAGCTTTAGCAGTTAGTGAAGAAATCAATGCAAATGTAATTGATTTAGTATTTGCTAAACCACTTGATAAAGAGTTTTTATTAAATCTTGCTAAGAGTTCAAAAGAATGGCATATTTTTAGCGAAAGTGCAAAAATAGGCGGATTAAATTCTATAATTTCTAGCTTTTTAAAAGAATATGATTTAGACATTAAATTAATATCTTATGAATATGAAGATGAGTTTATAACTCACGGAAATACAAATGAAGTTATGCAAAGCTTAGGGCTTGATGCAAAAAGTATTATAAATAAAATTAAAGGCAATAAATGA
- a CDS encoding purine-nucleoside phosphorylase: MIVSAGISEIYDYAEPIGLGSNCAIKLSELILKKQPKRLIFIGSMGLYTKEIELFSVNEFKSAVNIELAMLDDLVYTPMKTNEVSNLNSSNYICKNYEYAKKMNEKYGILGENMECFSFFATANYYKIPASAILVATNYCDEFAHEEYIKNIAKANEILENYLENKGLL; the protein is encoded by the coding sequence ATGATAGTTAGTGCAGGAATAAGTGAGATTTATGATTACGCAGAGCCTATTGGATTAGGTAGTAATTGCGCTATAAAACTTAGCGAATTAATACTTAAAAAGCAGCCAAAAAGATTGATTTTTATAGGTTCAATGGGGCTTTATACTAAAGAAATTGAGCTTTTTAGCGTAAATGAGTTTAAAAGTGCTGTAAATATTGAATTAGCTATGTTAGATGATTTAGTTTATACCCCTATGAAAACTAATGAAGTTTCTAATTTAAATTCTTCTAATTATATTTGTAAAAATTACGAATACGCTAAGAAAATGAATGAAAAATACGGGATATTAGGCGAAAATATGGAGTGTTTTAGTTTTTTTGCGACTGCTAATTATTATAAAATCCCAGCTAGTGCAATTTTAGTAGCGACTAATTATTGTGATGAATTCGCACACGAAGAATATATAAAAAACATAGCAAAAGCTAATGAAATACTAGAAAATTACTTAGAAAACAAAGGACTTTTATGA
- the rlmN gene encoding 23S rRNA (adenine(2503)-C(2))-methyltransferase RlmN: MKELLDFLPEEYNLSPKYLNNELAKFVYQKYINDFSEATSLSKALREQLKNEFNIMPLSLKIAQTSIDGSIKFLFSLHDNHTIESVLLPMKKERIENGVKKSAKYTICISSQVGCKSGCAFCLTGKSGLIRNLSTAEIVAQVLFIKKYAKIPYEQGINIVFMGMGEPLDNLKAVSKAIKIFSHNDTLAISPRRQTISTSGLAKQIEELGKMNLGVLLAISLHAVNDTLRDELMPINKAYNIESVLNAVRNFPIDARKRVLFEYLCLGGINDDLSHAKALVKLLHGIKAKINLIYFNPHEGSIYKRPSEEKVIAFRDYLQAHGQNATIRQSKGLDISAACGQLRNNEDENAKTII, encoded by the coding sequence ATGAAAGAATTATTAGATTTTTTACCAGAAGAATACAACCTTAGTCCAAAATATCTAAATAATGAATTAGCAAAATTTGTATATCAAAAATATATAAATGATTTTAGCGAAGCTACAAGTTTATCAAAAGCTTTAAGAGAGCAATTAAAAAATGAATTTAACATTATGCCACTTAGCTTAAAAATAGCTCAAACAAGTATTGATGGGAGTATTAAATTCTTATTTTCCTTGCACGATAATCACACAATAGAAAGCGTTTTGCTACCTATGAAAAAAGAAAGAATAGAAAATGGTGTGAAAAAAAGTGCAAAATACACTATTTGTATAAGTAGCCAAGTAGGTTGCAAAAGTGGTTGTGCCTTTTGCTTAACTGGTAAAAGTGGGCTTATTAGAAATCTTAGCACAGCTGAAATAGTAGCTCAAGTATTATTTATCAAAAAATACGCAAAAATCCCTTATGAGCAAGGTATTAATATAGTTTTTATGGGTATGGGAGAGCCACTTGATAATTTAAAAGCAGTTAGCAAGGCTATTAAAATCTTTTCTCATAATGATACTCTAGCAATATCACCACGCCGTCAAACAATCTCAACAAGCGGTCTTGCAAAGCAAATTGAAGAATTAGGTAAGATGAATTTAGGTGTATTACTTGCAATTTCGCTTCACGCTGTAAATGATACTTTAAGAGATGAATTAATGCCTATTAATAAGGCTTATAATATTGAAAGTGTTTTAAATGCGGTAAGGAATTTCCCAATAGATGCTAGAAAAAGAGTGCTATTTGAATATTTATGTTTAGGTGGGATTAATGATGATTTAAGCCACGCAAAGGCTTTAGTAAAATTACTACACGGAATAAAAGCTAAGATAAATTTAATTTATTTTAACCCACACGAAGGCAGTATCTATAAACGCCCAAGTGAAGAAAAAGTAATTGCTTTTAGAGATTATTTACAAGCACACGGACAAAACGCTACCATTAGACAAAGCAAAGGGCTTGATATTAGTGCAGCGTGCGGGCAATTAAGAAATAACGAGGATGAAAATGCAAAAACCATCATATAG
- a CDS encoding WYL domain-containing protein, with protein MQKPSYRIAQILVRLYNEEILNKHDLAEEFGVNAKTIQRDINERLSKLPIIARRNGDYSLDKAYIKSNHEEIRKLIKIFDITMLPTRLSDEFLNNLFTQKELPITNIKNNEIDDISSVYESLTNAILNKVKIKITYNAKERILMPYKLVNHQDIWYLLACEEAELKSFTLYKIKNLLITQEEFIPNESTQELINNNSSSFISNNITNVILELDCVAKEYFLKRAILKNQRIISSHLDKIIIETETSYEDEIIRLVFKWIPHIKILEPKSLANECKARIKEYLKNI; from the coding sequence ATGCAAAAACCATCATATAGAATAGCTCAAATATTAGTAAGACTTTATAATGAAGAGATATTAAATAAGCACGATTTAGCTGAAGAATTTGGAGTAAATGCTAAGACTATTCAGCGTGATATTAATGAAAGATTATCAAAATTACCAATAATTGCTAGAAGAAATGGGGATTATAGTTTAGATAAAGCTTATATCAAAAGCAATCACGAAGAGATTAGAAAACTTATAAAAATATTTGATATTACTATGCTTCCAACAAGGCTTAGCGATGAGTTTTTAAACAATCTTTTTACTCAAAAAGAACTACCAATTACTAATATTAAAAATAACGAAATTGATGATATTAGTAGTGTTTATGAGAGCTTAACTAATGCAATTTTAAATAAGGTAAAAATTAAAATAACTTATAATGCAAAAGAAAGAATTTTAATGCCTTATAAATTAGTAAATCATCAAGATATTTGGTATTTATTAGCTTGTGAAGAAGCTGAACTTAAAAGCTTTACTTTATATAAAATCAAAAATTTATTAATCACACAAGAAGAATTTATCCCAAATGAAAGCACACAAGAGCTGATTAACAATAATTCAAGTAGTTTTATATCAAATAATATTACAAATGTTATTTTAGAATTAGATTGTGTTGCTAAAGAATATTTTTTAAAAAGAGCAATATTAAAAAATCAAAGAATAATTTCAAGCCATTTAGATAAAATCATAATAGAAACAGAAACAAGCTATGAAGATGAGATTATTAGGCTGGTTTTTAAGTGGATTCCACATATTAAAATTCTTGAGCCAAAAAGCTTAGCAAATGAGTGCAAGGCTAGAATTAAAGAATATTTAAAGAATATTTAA
- a CDS encoding DUF5718 family protein gives MFKDYLCLGVIGNVPNHLNQANEAKDFTELHTSDFAPKGVFPFYSKDSDKEYLKRFCISENELILDGDFVQIEPELCVTFKAFYENDKLSDLKPQFYAAFNDASKRVNENKISSKKNFSTASKGIGNLVPLNNLDELNDYKIHCYLKRDNEIIKYANEDYIKNYFYYSNTLITWLIDTINNQIDIATLEDIRPLIASKPANLLICLGALSYTPFGEKHYLKNNDEIFVAISKNDEFINVKDGSCLHQIVKSNNSSK, from the coding sequence ATGTTTAAAGACTATTTATGCTTAGGTGTGATAGGAAATGTTCCTAATCATTTAAATCAAGCTAACGAAGCTAAAGATTTTACTGAATTACATACAAGTGATTTTGCACCTAAAGGTGTGTTTCCATTCTACTCTAAAGATAGTGATAAAGAATATTTAAAGAGATTTTGTATTAGTGAAAATGAGCTTATTTTAGATGGAGATTTTGTTCAAATTGAGCCTGAATTATGTGTAACTTTTAAAGCTTTTTATGAAAATGATAAACTAAGTGATTTAAAACCACAATTTTATGCAGCGTTTAATGACGCTAGTAAAAGAGTAAATGAAAATAAAATATCTTCTAAAAAGAACTTCTCAACTGCTAGTAAAGGTATTGGGAATTTAGTTCCTTTAAATAATCTTGATGAATTAAATGATTATAAAATCCACTGCTATTTAAAAAGAGATAATGAGATAATAAAATACGCAAACGAAGATTATATAAAAAATTATTTTTATTATTCAAATACATTAATCACTTGGCTAATTGATACTATAAATAATCAAATAGACATAGCAACCCTTGAAGATATAAGACCTTTAATAGCTAGTAAGCCTGCAAATTTATTGATATGTTTAGGTGCTTTATCTTATACTCCTTTTGGAGAAAAACACTATTTAAAAAATAATGATGAAATCTTTGTAGCTATTTCTAAAAATGATGAATTTATAAATGTTAAAGATGGCTCTTGCCTTCATCAAATAGTAAAAAGCAATAATTCTAGTAAATAA
- a CDS encoding Mrp/NBP35 family ATP-binding protein, translating into MEIIELFKNVKYPNFQKDIVSFGFVKRCELAGDIILMDIEIPAASEQIANAIRNECEAIARNNHYKLELKIIQPKLEEPEVKRPKIKNLAPQIKHFVMISSGKGGVGKSTTTLNLALSLAKLGKKVGVLDADIYGPNMPRMLGAENEKPVVVGNKIRPVKAYGIEFMSMGILIEEGQGLMWRGSMVMKAIEQLLCDVLWSELDVLLLDMPPGTGDAQITLAQSVPVSAGVCVSTPQAVSLDDSKRALDMFNKLNIPVAGVIENMSGFICPNCDVEHEIFGKGGALNLAHEYDCSVLACIPIDLSIRTGGDSGKPISMCEPNSIVAKRYEEAAFKLIEFLNTTKADNSSIQPTTNTPACH; encoded by the coding sequence ATGGAAATAATTGAACTATTCAAAAATGTCAAATATCCTAATTTTCAAAAGGATATTGTAAGTTTTGGTTTTGTAAAAAGGTGCGAATTAGCAGGAGATATTATCCTAATGGATATTGAAATTCCAGCTGCAAGTGAGCAAATAGCAAATGCTATTAGAAATGAATGTGAAGCAATAGCTAGAAATAATCATTATAAACTTGAGCTTAAAATCATTCAACCAAAATTAGAAGAGCCAGAAGTAAAAAGACCAAAAATCAAAAATCTAGCTCCACAAATTAAGCATTTTGTGATGATTAGTAGTGGAAAAGGTGGAGTTGGCAAAAGCACAACTACTCTAAATCTAGCATTATCACTTGCAAAACTTGGTAAAAAAGTAGGAGTGCTAGATGCTGATATATATGGTCCTAATATGCCAAGAATGCTTGGTGCTGAAAACGAAAAACCTGTAGTAGTAGGCAATAAAATCCGTCCTGTTAAAGCTTATGGAATTGAGTTTATGAGTATGGGAATTTTAATTGAAGAAGGACAAGGATTAATGTGGAGAGGCTCTATGGTAATGAAAGCGATTGAGCAACTTTTATGCGATGTGTTATGGAGTGAGCTTGATGTATTATTACTTGATATGCCTCCAGGAACAGGTGATGCACAAATTACTCTAGCTCAAAGTGTGCCTGTTAGTGCGGGAGTTTGCGTTAGCACCCCACAAGCAGTAAGCCTTGATGATAGTAAAAGAGCTTTAGATATGTTTAACAAATTAAATATACCTGTAGCTGGTGTAATTGAGAATATGAGTGGTTTTATTTGTCCTAATTGCGATGTTGAGCATGAGATTTTTGGTAAAGGTGGAGCGCTTAATTTAGCTCATGAATATGATTGCTCTGTTTTAGCTTGTATTCCTATTGATTTATCAATTAGAACGGGTGGAGATAGTGGTAAGCCTATTTCTATGTGTGAGCCAAATTCAATAGTAGCAAAAAGATATGAAGAAGCTGCATTTAAATTAATTGAGTTTTTAAACACTACTAAAGCTGATAATTCTAGTATTCAACCAACGACAAACACTCCGGCTTGTCATTAA